A genomic region of Populus nigra chromosome 11, ddPopNigr1.1, whole genome shotgun sequence contains the following coding sequences:
- the LOC133668607 gene encoding probable carotenoid cleavage dioxygenase 4, chloroplastic produces MDASSSSFLSAIQTSKLLTGTMAMTIPKSAVTTTPSFLSRHLPSLNVSSVRIEEKPQNSTTRPTTSRTSRPASSTTTLPAATKPTPSTRKSPANDRRVVEPNQPTMMFNVLEGVINNFIDPPLRQSVDPRYVLSDNFAPVDELPPTECEVIHGSLPSCLDGAYIRNGPNPQYLPRGPYHLFDGDGMLHSIRISQGKATLCSRYVKTYKYTMERDAGAPLLPNVFSGFNGLAASAARGALSAARILAGQFNPANGIGLANTSLAYFGNRLYALGESDVPYAVRLTSNGDIETLGRHDFDGKLLMSMTAHPKVDLETGEAFAFRYGPVPPFLTYFHFDRNGNKQPDVPIFSMTRPSFLHDFGISSKYAIFADIQIVMNPMEMIFGGGSPVGSDPAKVCRLGIIPRYATDESEMKWFDVPGFNIIHAINAWDEEDAVVILAPNILSVEHTLERMDLIHALVEKVRIDLKTGIVTRNPVSARNLDFGVINPAYLGKKNRFVYASIGDPMPKISGVVKLDVSKGERQECTVASRMYGPRCYGGEPFFVAREPENPEAEEDDGYVVSYVHDEIAGESKFLVMDAKSPALDIVAAVRLPRRVPYGFHGLFVKESDLKKL; encoded by the coding sequence ATGGATGCCTCATCGTCCTCTTTCCTCTCTGCAATACAAACTTCAAAGCTCCTCACCGGTACCATGGCAATGACCATTCCTAAATCTGCTGTCACAACCACACCATCATTTCTATCTCGTCATCTTCCTTCCCTCAATGTATCATCAGTTAGAATTGAAGAGAAACCCCAGAACTCAACTACAAGACCTACCACCAGCCGAACTTCACGCCCtgcatcatcaacaacaacctTGCCTGCTGCAACAAAACCAACACCATCGACAAGGAAATCTCCTGCAAATGATAGACGAGTTGTAGAGCCAAACCAGCCCACCATGATGTTTAATGTATTGGAAGGCGTCATCAACAACTTCATAGACCCTCCCCTTCGGCAATCAGTTGATCCTAGATATGTACTTAGTGATAACTTTGCTCCAGTTGATGAACTTCCTCCAACTGAGTGTGAGGTAATCCATGGATCTCTACCATCATGCCTTGATGGTGCATACATCCGCAATGGCCCTAATCCTCAGTACCTCCCTCGAGGACCTTACCATTTATTTGATGGTGATGGCATGCTTCACTCCATCAGGATCTCCCAGGGGAAAGCCACTCTCTGCAGTCGCTACGTCAAGACTTACAAATATACCATGGAGCGTGATGCTGGGGCTCCACTTCTTCCAAATGTGTTCTCTGGATTCAATGGACTTGCTGCCTCCGCAGCTCGCGGTGCTCTCTCTGCTGCTCGAATTCTGGCTGGTCAATTTAATCCAGCTAATGGTATTGGTCTGGCAAACACTAGCTTGGCTTATTTTGGCAACCGACTCTACGCACTTGGCGAGTCGGATGTACCTTATGCTGTGCGTTTGACATCAAATGGAGACATAGAGACGCTGGGTCGTCATGATTTTGATGGAAAGCTACTGATGAGCATGACTGCTCACCCCAAGGTAGACTTGGAGACAGGGGAGGCCTTCGCTTTCAGATATGGTCCCGTCCCTCCATTTCTAACATACTTTCACTTCGATAGAAATGGAAATAAACAACCAGATGTGCCCATATTTTCCATGACGAGACCTTCTTTCCTCCATGACTTTGGAATTAGCAGCAAATATGCTATATTTGCCGACATACAGATTGTGATGAACCCCATGGAAATGATATTTGGAGGTGGCTCACCGGTGGGTTCGGACCCAGCAAAAGTATGCAGGCTTGGAATCATCCCTCGATACGCAACGGATGAGTCAGAGATGAAATGGTTCGATGTGCCAGGGTTCAACATCATACACGCTATCAACGCATGGGATGAGGAGGATGCCGTAGTCATATTAGCACCAAACATTTTATCAGTAGAACACACACTGGAGCGAATGGACCTTATCCATGCCTTGGTTGAGAAAGTGAGAATTGACCTGAAAACAGGCATAGTTACAAGAAACCCGGTTTCAGCTAGAAACCTGGACTTTGGGGTGATTAACCCAGCTTATTTagggaaaaagaacagattcgTGTATGCATCAATAGGTGACCCTATGCCAAAGATATCAGGGGTGGTGAAGCTGGATGTGTCCAAAGGAGAGCGGCAGGAATGCACGGTGGCTAGCAGGATGTATGGGCCAAGATGCTATGGTGGCGAGCCTTTCTTTGTAGCCAGGGAGCCTGAGAATCCAGAGGCAGAGGAAGATGATGGTTACGTGGTGTCATATGTTCATGATGAGATAGCAGGAGAGTCCAAGTTCTTGGTGATGGATGCAAAATCACCAGCGCTTGATATTGTGGCTGCCGTAAGGTTACCTCGGCGGGTTCCTTACGGCTTCCATGGACTTTTTGTGAAGGAAAGTGACCTGAAAAAGCTCTAG